One genomic segment of Vagococcus intermedius includes these proteins:
- a CDS encoding diacylglycerol kinase, protein MRARVIYNPTSGKELMKKNLPDVLNILESAGYEASAYATTPDPNSAQNEARRAALDGFELIVAAGGDGTINQVINGIAPLENRPKMAILPGGTTNDYARALKVPRDNIVEAAKVILKNQTVHMDIGQANDTYFMNIGAGGYLTELTYEVPSQLKSVFGYLAYLIKGAEMLPRVKPINMRLKYDDGEYVGKASMFFLGLTNSVGGFEKIAPNAQLDDGNFSLIVVKTANIVEILHLVALMMHGGKHIDDKRILYTKTTKLEAETLDEGVKMMINLDGEYGGDAPMTFTNLHQHIEMYANLDEISDKAVMGTSPEELEMSDAFVKEVESLTEEDINGDGKIS, encoded by the coding sequence ATGAGAGCAAGAGTAATTTATAACCCAACCTCAGGTAAAGAATTGATGAAAAAAAATTTACCAGATGTTTTAAATATTTTAGAAAGTGCTGGTTATGAAGCGAGTGCCTATGCCACCACACCTGATCCGAATTCCGCACAAAATGAAGCACGCCGTGCCGCTCTTGATGGTTTTGAATTAATTGTTGCTGCTGGAGGAGATGGGACGATTAATCAAGTTATTAATGGTATTGCACCCTTAGAAAATCGTCCTAAAATGGCAATTTTACCAGGAGGTACCACCAATGATTATGCGCGAGCGTTAAAAGTTCCTCGTGATAATATTGTGGAAGCAGCAAAAGTTATTTTAAAAAATCAAACAGTTCATATGGATATTGGACAAGCCAATGATACGTATTTTATGAATATTGGAGCAGGGGGTTACTTGACAGAGTTAACCTATGAGGTTCCCTCACAATTAAAAAGTGTGTTTGGCTATCTGGCTTATTTAATAAAAGGTGCCGAAATGTTACCAAGAGTTAAACCAATCAATATGCGTTTGAAATATGATGATGGTGAGTATGTCGGCAAAGCCTCGATGTTTTTTTTAGGTCTAACTAACTCGGTTGGAGGATTTGAAAAAATAGCGCCCAACGCCCAATTAGATGATGGTAATTTTTCTTTAATTGTTGTTAAAACAGCCAATATTGTAGAGATTTTACATTTAGTAGCCTTAATGATGCATGGAGGAAAACATATTGACGATAAGCGGATTCTCTATACCAAAACAACCAAATTAGAGGCTGAAACATTGGATGAAGGCGTTAAAATGATGATTAATTTAGATGGTGAATACGGAGGAGATGCTCCTATGACCTTTACTAACTTACATCAACATATTGAAATGTATGCCAACCTAGATGAGATTTCTGATAAAGCAGTGATGGGAACTAGTCCAGAAGAATTAGAAATGTCAGATGCTTTTGTAAAGGAAGTTGAAAGTTTAACCGAAGAAGATATAAATGGTGACGGGAAAATTTCCTAA
- the gatB gene encoding Asp-tRNA(Asn)/Glu-tRNA(Gln) amidotransferase subunit GatB, whose amino-acid sequence MNFETVIGLEVHVELKTNSKIFSPTPAHFGAEQNTNTNVIDWSYPGVLPVANKTAIEYGMRAAMALNCKISQHSHFDRKNYFYPDNPKAYQISQDDQPIGYDGWIDIEVEGQTKRIRIERVHLEEDAGKNIHGTDGYSYVDLNRQGTPLIEIVSEADMRSPEEAYAYLDAIRSIIQFSGVSDVKMEEGSMRCDANISLRPYGQEAFGTKAELKNLNSLNYVRKGLIFEEKRQAKVLMSGGQIMQETRRYDDATGETILMRVKEGASDYRYFPEPDLPVLEISDEWISEVRASLPELPDARRARYTTELGLPEYDAMVLTLSKEMSDFFEQTLTEGADAKQASNWLMGEVSAHLNSKQVELHETKLTPQNLAGMINLIADGTISSKIAKKVFKELIENGGNARDVVEAKGLIQLSDPTQLLPIINDILSKNEQSIEDFKNGKDRAVGFLVGQIMKATKGQANPGVVNKLLQEELSKR is encoded by the coding sequence ATGAACTTTGAAACAGTTATTGGCTTGGAAGTCCATGTCGAATTAAAAACCAATTCTAAAATATTTTCACCAACTCCTGCTCATTTTGGTGCGGAACAAAATACTAATACAAATGTGATTGACTGGAGCTATCCAGGTGTCTTACCGGTTGCAAATAAAACAGCAATTGAATACGGTATGCGTGCAGCAATGGCGCTGAATTGTAAAATTTCTCAACACTCACATTTTGATCGGAAAAATTATTTCTATCCAGATAATCCAAAAGCTTATCAAATCTCTCAAGATGATCAACCGATTGGTTATGATGGTTGGATTGATATTGAAGTCGAGGGTCAAACAAAAAGAATTCGAATTGAACGAGTTCATTTAGAAGAAGATGCCGGGAAAAATATTCATGGAACAGATGGTTATTCATATGTTGATTTAAACCGTCAAGGAACACCTTTAATTGAAATTGTCTCAGAAGCTGATATGCGTTCTCCTGAGGAAGCTTATGCTTATTTAGATGCGATTCGTTCAATCATCCAGTTCTCAGGAGTAAGTGATGTGAAGATGGAAGAAGGTTCTATGCGTTGTGATGCCAATATCTCACTACGCCCTTATGGTCAAGAAGCATTTGGAACAAAAGCAGAATTGAAAAATTTAAACTCACTAAACTATGTCCGTAAAGGCTTAATTTTTGAAGAAAAACGCCAAGCTAAAGTTTTAATGTCTGGTGGTCAAATTATGCAAGAAACGCGTCGCTATGATGATGCAACAGGTGAAACTATTTTGATGCGTGTCAAGGAAGGGGCGAGTGATTATCGTTACTTCCCAGAACCAGATCTACCAGTTTTAGAAATTTCAGATGAGTGGATTTCAGAAGTCCGTGCTAGTTTACCTGAATTACCTGACGCTCGCCGTGCTCGTTACACAACCGAATTAGGTTTACCAGAATACGATGCGATGGTTTTGACTTTATCAAAAGAAATGTCAGATTTCTTCGAACAAACCTTGACTGAAGGGGCAGATGCTAAACAAGCCTCAAACTGGTTAATGGGTGAAGTATCAGCTCATCTAAATAGTAAACAAGTAGAGTTGCATGAAACAAAATTAACGCCTCAAAACTTAGCAGGTATGATTAATTTGATTGCTGATGGGACGATTAGTTCAAAAATTGCAAAAAAAGTTTTTAAAGAATTAATTGAAAATGGCGGCAATGCTCGTGATGTTGTTGAAGCAAAAGGTTTGATACAGTTATCAGATCCTACGCAATTATTACCAATCATCAATGATATTTTAAGTAAAAATGAGCAATCAATTGAAGACTTTAAAAATGGTAAGGATCGAGCTGTTGGCTTCTTAGTAGGTCAAATTATGAAAGCTACTAAAGGTCAAGCAAATCCAGGTGTTGTTAATAAATTGTTACAAGAAGAATTGAGTAAGCGTTAA
- the gatA gene encoding Asp-tRNA(Asn)/Glu-tRNA(Gln) amidotransferase subunit GatA, protein MTELYSKSLKELQELLGKKEITALDLTKATFERIKETEPTIDAFITLNEEKALAQAAKIDENGIEAGSLAGIPIGIKDNIVTKNLLTTAASKMLYNFDPIYDATVMEKLYDAEMIPVGKLNMDEFAMGGSTETSYFKKTKNAWNQTKVPGGSSGGSAAAVASGQVVASLGSDTGGSIRQPAAFNGIVGMKPTYGRISRYGLIAFSSSLDQIGPMTRNVEDNAILLEAISGWDKKDSTSAQLEVPNFTEGINDGVKGMRIAVPKEYMGEGIAPGVRKAVEEAINKYKELGAVVEEVSLPHSKYGVEVYYIVASSEASSNLQRFDGIRYGYRSENVKDLEDIYVNSRSEGFGSEVKRRIMLGTFSLSAGFYDAYFRKAGQVRTLIKNDFDKVFEEYDLIIAPTTPTIAYGLGENITDPITMYMGDILTIPVNLAGLPGMSIPCGFSDEMPVGLQIIGKAFDERTMYRAAQAFETATDHHKKLPTILGGSN, encoded by the coding sequence ATGACAGAATTATACAGTAAAAGTTTAAAAGAATTGCAAGAACTATTAGGGAAAAAAGAAATTACAGCTCTTGATTTAACCAAAGCAACGTTTGAGCGCATTAAAGAAACAGAACCAACAATTGATGCGTTTATTACCTTAAATGAAGAAAAAGCGTTAGCCCAAGCTGCTAAAATAGATGAGAATGGAATTGAAGCAGGTAGTCTAGCTGGAATTCCGATCGGTATTAAAGATAATATTGTAACTAAAAATTTGTTAACAACAGCAGCGAGCAAAATGCTCTATAATTTTGATCCAATCTATGATGCTACTGTTATGGAAAAGCTATACGATGCCGAAATGATTCCAGTCGGAAAGTTAAACATGGATGAGTTTGCCATGGGTGGAAGTACTGAAACATCTTATTTTAAGAAAACCAAAAATGCTTGGAATCAAACAAAGGTACCTGGTGGCTCGTCAGGTGGTTCAGCTGCAGCTGTAGCATCTGGTCAAGTAGTAGCCTCATTAGGTAGTGATACAGGTGGGAGTATTCGCCAACCAGCCGCTTTTAATGGAATAGTTGGAATGAAGCCAACATATGGTCGTATTTCTCGTTATGGTCTAATTGCTTTTTCATCAAGCTTAGATCAAATTGGTCCAATGACTCGTAATGTGGAAGACAATGCTATTTTACTAGAAGCAATTAGTGGTTGGGATAAAAAAGATAGCACAAGTGCTCAATTAGAAGTTCCTAATTTCACTGAAGGGATTAATGATGGCGTAAAAGGAATGCGTATTGCAGTCCCTAAAGAATACATGGGTGAAGGAATTGCACCAGGAGTTCGTAAAGCTGTTGAAGAAGCTATTAATAAGTATAAAGAATTAGGGGCTGTCGTTGAAGAAGTTAGCTTACCACACTCTAAATATGGTGTAGAAGTTTATTATATTGTTGCCTCATCGGAAGCATCATCAAACTTACAACGCTTTGATGGAATCCGTTATGGCTACCGTTCTGAAAATGTGAAAGATTTAGAAGATATTTATGTCAATTCTCGTTCTGAAGGATTTGGTTCAGAAGTAAAACGTCGTATTATGTTAGGTACTTTCTCATTAAGTGCGGGCTTTTATGATGCTTACTTCCGTAAAGCAGGACAAGTTAGAACATTGATAAAAAATGATTTTGATAAAGTCTTTGAAGAGTATGATTTAATTATTGCGCCAACGACACCAACAATAGCATATGGTTTAGGGGAAAATATTACAGACCCAATCACTATGTACATGGGCGATATTTTAACTATCCCAGTCAATTTAGCTGGCTTACCAGGAATGTCAATTCCATGTGGTTTCTCAGATGAGATGCCAGTAGGTCTACAAATTATTGGGAAAGCTTTTGATGAACGTACGATGTATCGTGCTGCTCAAGCTTTTGAAACAGCAACAGACCATCATAAAAAATTACCAACCATTCTAGGAGGGAGCAACTAA
- the gatC gene encoding Asp-tRNA(Asn)/Glu-tRNA(Gln) amidotransferase subunit GatC yields MSINQEQVKHVAKLSKLSFSEEEVVGLTDKLSEIITMVERLGEVDTTGVAVTTNVIHDINVMREDVAVEGTDRDLLMRNVPTSGDGYIKVPAMLDNGEAGA; encoded by the coding sequence ATGTCAATTAATCAAGAACAAGTTAAACATGTAGCAAAACTATCAAAATTATCCTTTTCAGAAGAAGAAGTCGTAGGATTAACGGATAAATTAAGTGAAATTATCACAATGGTAGAACGTCTAGGTGAGGTAGATACAACAGGTGTAGCTGTTACGACTAATGTGATTCATGATATTAATGTGATGCGAGAAGATGTAGCAGTGGAGGGGACGGATCGTGACTTATTAATGCGCAATGTCCCAACTTCTGGGGATGGCTATATTAAAGTTCCGGCGATGTTAGATAATGGGGAGGCAGGAGCATAA
- a CDS encoding CamS family sex pheromone protein: MINKKLITLAVASMALLAGCGKLEKGTSHVDPSESDSGKVDTTGRIDRQSYQAVLVDGKYKPNAVRGLTASVLSSPYNASNLENGLVELSKDSYPVDNYLFQEGQILKREDIIAMLTQHSEEAPNGLNPGEGPIIFEQVLEQDFWDKKKERLAGISLGIALNSETKTDGETKNIDDETIVNEGKRIAQGVLERLRSYKGMEKIPVTIGLFKQAKASDIAGGDYFAKATSEKGDKLGEWSDISEEYVALIPGTEDDSIASKDGLVNKYGDFKNSVDDFFPNNSGMSAVACYRDDELQKLTIKIETKYFGETELFNFTQFVGKTAQSVFNLPAELEIQINTLEGTKGTITKALNSDEFNAHAFD, encoded by the coding sequence ATGATAAATAAAAAATTAATTACTCTAGCAGTAGCTAGTATGGCTTTATTAGCTGGTTGTGGCAAATTAGAAAAAGGGACCTCACATGTTGATCCCAGTGAATCAGATTCAGGCAAAGTTGACACAACGGGGCGTATTGACCGTCAATCTTATCAGGCTGTATTAGTTGATGGTAAATACAAACCTAACGCTGTTCGGGGCTTGACAGCCAGTGTGCTGAGTAGTCCGTATAATGCTTCAAATTTAGAAAATGGTCTAGTAGAATTATCTAAAGATAGCTATCCAGTAGATAACTATTTATTCCAAGAAGGTCAAATCTTAAAGCGTGAAGATATTATTGCTATGCTAACACAACACAGTGAAGAGGCTCCCAATGGGTTAAATCCAGGCGAGGGGCCAATTATTTTTGAGCAAGTCTTAGAACAAGATTTTTGGGACAAGAAAAAAGAGCGTTTGGCAGGTATCAGTTTAGGTATTGCTCTAAATAGTGAGACTAAAACGGATGGTGAAACTAAAAATATTGATGATGAAACAATTGTCAATGAAGGGAAAAGAATAGCCCAAGGTGTCTTAGAGCGTCTACGGAGCTATAAAGGAATGGAAAAAATCCCTGTAACGATTGGTTTATTTAAACAAGCTAAAGCCAGTGATATTGCTGGTGGCGATTATTTTGCAAAAGCTACAAGTGAAAAAGGCGATAAATTGGGCGAATGGTCAGATATTAGTGAAGAGTATGTGGCACTTATTCCAGGGACAGAAGATGATTCAATCGCTAGTAAAGATGGTTTAGTCAATAAGTATGGTGATTTTAAAAATAGTGTGGATGATTTCTTTCCAAATAATAGTGGGATGTCAGCTGTTGCTTGCTATCGTGATGATGAGTTACAGAAGTTGACAATTAAAATTGAAACGAAGTATTTTGGTGAAACTGAATTATTTAACTTTACTCAGTTTGTTGGGAAAACCGCTCAATCAGTCTTTAATTTACCAGCTGAATTGGAAATTCAAATTAATACTCTTGAAGGAACGAAAGGGACTATTACTAAAGCGTTAAATTCTGATGAATTTAATGCCCATGCCTTTGATTAA